In Nilaparvata lugens isolate BPH chromosome 5, ASM1435652v1, whole genome shotgun sequence, the following proteins share a genomic window:
- the LOC120351708 gene encoding uncharacterized protein LOC120351708, with protein MGKTRKCLSAPRKKRRLNDALKKYMEEKRKAKESMDNLVEHRNENGGEEKEEELLGRRIININEFLEQIKHLDHHSPFDCSFRDMKVVGEKRVGLKSCFIMKCKMCNIVRTIWSEKKKDNRMGINMAAVSGTMTTGGGHAQLEEMLSIMNIPPISNKTYIKYENEVTKGWISTSEMSMKDAAEEEARLAREHGDVDKNGTPLITVVADGSWCKRSYRNNYSSLSGVVMLQWK; from the exons ATGGGAAAGACTCGAAAATGCTTGTCAGCTCCAAGGAAAAAGCGGCGATTGAATGATGCATTGAAAAAATACATGGAGGAAAAGAG GAAAGCAAAGGAATCTATGGACAACTTAGTAGAACACAGAAATGAAAAtggtggagaagaaaaagaagaagagctgCTGGGAAGACGCATCATCAATATCAATGAATTTCTTGAACAAATAAAACATTTGGATCATCATAGTCCTTTCGATTGTTCATTTAGAGATATGAAAGTTGTGGGGGAAAAAAGGGTAGGACTGAAAAGTTGTTTTATTATGAAGTGTAAAATGTGCAATATTGTACGAACTATTTGgtcagagaagaagaaagacaaTAGAATGGGGATAAATATGGCAGCAGTGAGTGGGACAATGACTACGGGGGGTGGCCACGCTCAGCTGGAGGAGATGCTGTCCATCATGAATATTCCTCCAATTAGTAACAAAACTTATATCAAGTATGAAAATGAAGTTACTAAAGGCTGGATTTCAACATCGGAGATGTCGATGAAAGATGCTGCAGAGGAGGAGGCGAGGCTGGCCAGGGAGCACGGCGACGTAGATAAGAATGGCACTCCTCTTATCACTGTTGTCGCCGACGGCAGCTGGTGTAAGCGATCCTACCGTAACAACTACTCTTCATTGTCAGGCGTAGTGATGCTACAGTGGAAATAA